The stretch of DNA CAATCATATAgattgaaacaaaatatttaagtgattttaaaataataaattcgaaacaaataaataaaatttaattcggGGCAGCCAACtttgacaaaaaaagaaagaaagaaagccaTAGCATTTACTCAGCATTCAGTCGGACCTAAACGAGCAGTTTGCAGTTTGCAGTTTGCGCGTAGAATTGAAAATACAGTTCCGTAACTGTTACAAGACCACCCTTTATTTGCCGGCAGTCTGATGTTCGAGGAAGGACACCTGTTGCTGTTACTACATGCCTGTGCTCCTCCTCGGCTTTGCCTTTTAAGAACGTTTATTTGCAAGGAGCAATCTTGAACAACAATTaatcttcatctctctctcgaATTCTGATCACTTGCACGTAGAGTCTGATCGAGAACATAAACACAGTATCATAAAAGGTTTGGTTCGTGCGATTTGAGGTTGTATTGACGTGTGTGTTGTTCACAGTATcgttaattatttcaattatgGGAAACTCGTGGACATGCTTCGCTCCCAAGGAGGTCAGATTCACCAGAGAACCCTCCAAACGCATACCCAACTTTTTACGCAAGAGTAGAACCggttcttcgtcttcttcttcccctaGCAGGAACAAGCAGGGGAATAAACTCGATGATGAAGATGCTCAGCTTCGACAGCAGGCCATTGCCGCCGCTCTTCTCTTCCGCCAACATCAGCAGAACATTTCTCTGCCCCTTAACCGCTCCACTTCTGTCGTTTATCCTAATCCATCTCTTGGTGTTCTTAAAAAGCTTCCCAAGAGTTCGAGTTCTAGGCAGCGTTCACGCTCTGATTCTCTCCTTCAGCCTCATCAGCTTGTTATCAATAAGGTTTGTGTAAATTTCCCtaaaattggtttttttttttttttttggatgttcTATGCGCGTCAGATTATTTCCCACATTTGATCATAGTTTCgtgcttctttttttcttcaaaatgattTCTTCCCTTGGCCTTGTGAAAACTGATCTTCCAGTCTAACTCTATTATTACTCAATTTCTTGTTTTGGGAACTATATCTTGTGTGTGAGTCTTTTGATCTGAAGCTCATGTCAAAGAATAGGAATTAGAGTTTTGGTTAATCTTCATTTCATTGCCTGCATCCTTAGGAATGGTGCTGTTTGACTGAGTTGGTCAAATCAGTAAGATGGAAAGACCAGTTCAAAGTGCAGCCTGAGCCTGCTGgccattaattaattctatataGGACGATTATGTTTTCggcataaattataatatcctatttcatatatatatgattaaaatatgccATATAATCACATTCCATCACGTTTGTTTAGTGTTTAATTACGCCACGAGTTCTCATCTGTTTACATGGCTTGTTTGGTCGAGCATTTTTCAACGACTAAAATTGGACGGGTTTGGTGAAATTCAAACTTTAGTTGGAGATATCATATATTATGGCTGAAAAGATGCATGGATTCCATGATTACGGTCACCTTTCTGTCGGCGAAGAGTTGCCAAAACTGACGATTCAAAGACATAAAAAAGGTTGATGTGAAGTCCATTACCCTTTGATCACTATGCTTTTGCCAAAAAGTTACTTGACGTTTACAACATGATTGGGCTTGGATAAAGCAGCTTCCTTCTAACTTGTGTCAAAAGAGACAAGTTTACCCACAAAACTATGCCACTGCTTTTCCTTATGGGTGAGAGATCCATCCATAAACCTTGACGAATTAATCAATATACAGTTATTCCAAGTTCAGGTGTTCAAGCAGGTAGGATCCTTCCCAATTCTACAGTCTAATGtaacaaatgaaaagaaaagaaatagaacaGAGAACTCTCTATTGGCTCCAGGAGTCTCAATTTAGTGAGAGTGCTTAGAAAGTATGCATATAATTGACTGTAGTTTTGATGCACAATGGACTGAATAAGTAGGGTTAATGGATTTAGTTAGCTAGTGATCAGGAACCATTTGATGGAGTTTGTGAAAAATTCACCTTTTCTATTTCCTATCATTATGTATGGACATGCAATAACATCTCCATGATTTTTGGACTCTAATGCTGCTCAAATACTTGTACTTGGTCATTTTGATTTTGTACTTTTACTTTGCTTGTTCAATTGGAGGTGGAAAAAATGATGATTGTCATCCAAGAAAGTAAATTCTTCCTCTTATATATCAGTCATCATCTTATTTTCTGATTTTAATCCCTTAGGATGTAAAGGCTGAGGGTCTGGAAACCAATCATTTTGTCCTTGTTCACGGAGGTGGCTTTGGTGCTTGGTGTTGGTATAAAATTATGACGCTTTTGGAAGAAGGGGGATACAAAGTTGATGCAGTTGACTTAACTGGAGCTGGAATTCATTCATATGACACAAACAACATCACCAGTCTTGCACAGTATGTAAAGCCACTCACAGATATCCTAGAGAAACTTGGAGATGGTGAAAAGgtttttgctctctctctctctctgagagtgtgtgtgtgtgtgtgtgtgtgttagatAAATAATCagtgtttatttttgtgtacaTA from Juglans microcarpa x Juglans regia isolate MS1-56 chromosome 3S, Jm3101_v1.0, whole genome shotgun sequence encodes:
- the LOC121257737 gene encoding putative methylesterase 11, chloroplastic yields the protein MGNSWTCFAPKEVRFTREPSKRIPNFLRKSRTGSSSSSSPSRNKQGNKLDDEDAQLRQQAIAAALLFRQHQQNISLPLNRSTSVVYPNPSLGVLKKLPKSSSSRQRSRSDSLLQPHQLVINKDVKAEGLETNHFVLVHGGGFGAWCWYKIMTLLEEGGYKVDAVDLTGAGIHSYDTNNITSLAQYVKPLTDILEKLGDGEKVILVGHDFGGACISYVMELFPSKISKAIFIAATMLSSGQSTLEMFSQQAGSNDLMRQAQMFMYANGKDQPPTAIDLDKTLVRDLLFNQSPAKDITLALVSMRPIPFPPVMEKLVLSDKNYGSVRRFYLVTQEDSAVSVSLQENMIKTNPPEQVFWLKGSDHAPFFSRPQSLHKILVEIAQMSSKQV